The following coding sequences lie in one Candidatus Obscuribacterales bacterium genomic window:
- a CDS encoding prepilin-type N-terminal cleavage/methylation domain-containing protein, whose product MEHKAVSRPSFSCPRQYQGFSLVELMVALVIGLIVVLGAGQLFIASKRTYGQMEELATRQHNLRALYDFISLDVRTATSAMVNGTGSELTLYYEGVRQSDPSCGGGNLVSVKYSYASPSVMVGIQCGS is encoded by the coding sequence ATGGAGCATAAAGCGGTGTCAAGACCTTCTTTTTCCTGCCCTCGACAGTATCAGGGATTTTCGCTTGTCGAGTTGATGGTCGCATTGGTCATTGGGCTGATCGTTGTCCTTGGTGCCGGGCAGCTCTTCATTGCCTCCAAGAGAACCTATGGCCAGATGGAAGAATTGGCGACTCGTCAGCACAACCTCCGCGCACTTTATGATTTTATTTCCTTGGACGTCAGGACGGCAACTTCGGCAATGGTTAATGGTACCGGCAGCGAGCTCACTCTGTATTATGAAGGTGTGCGGCAGAGTGATCCTTCCTGTGGTGGTGGGAATCTGGTGAGTGTGAAGTATTCCTATGCATCACCGTCGGTGATGGTTGGAATTCAGTGTGGAAGTG